A genome region from Schlesneria paludicola DSM 18645 includes the following:
- a CDS encoding DUF899 domain-containing protein gives MMTANIAHPPIVSHDKWLSARKQLLEQEKRLTKVYDEVNAARRRLPMVQLEKTYVFEGPTGEASLADLFAGRRQLMVYHFMFDPNWEKGCSGCTGLVNAWGDLSMLSQRETSLVLISRAPLAKLEKFKQQQGWSHPWYSSFDSDFNYDFHVTLDKSVKPLQHNYRTQTEIEQRRNGEPWFYQGETHGLSVFFRLNDEVFHTNSTYARGCESLTDSYRLLDQTPYGRQEDFENSPEGWPQRPTYGSA, from the coding sequence ATGATGACTGCGAATATTGCTCATCCACCGATTGTGTCGCACGACAAGTGGCTTTCCGCCCGCAAGCAACTACTGGAACAGGAAAAGCGGTTGACGAAAGTGTACGACGAGGTCAACGCGGCCCGCCGACGGCTTCCCATGGTCCAACTTGAAAAGACGTACGTCTTCGAAGGCCCCACAGGCGAAGCGTCGCTTGCAGATCTGTTTGCAGGACGTCGACAACTCATGGTTTATCACTTCATGTTCGATCCCAATTGGGAAAAAGGCTGCTCGGGATGCACCGGCCTGGTTAACGCGTGGGGGGATCTGAGCATGCTGTCCCAACGCGAGACATCGCTGGTCCTGATTTCTCGTGCTCCACTGGCAAAGCTTGAGAAGTTCAAGCAACAGCAGGGCTGGAGCCATCCGTGGTACTCATCGTTCGATTCCGATTTCAACTATGACTTTCATGTCACCCTGGACAAGTCCGTCAAGCCGCTCCAACACAACTACCGAACCCAGACCGAAATCGAGCAGCGACGAAATGGCGAACCCTGGTTCTATCAGGGAGAAACACACGGACTCAGCGTCTTTTTCCGTCTGAACGACGAAGTGTTCCATACGAATTCGACGTATGCCCGCGGCTGTGAGAGCCTGACGGACAGTTATCGGCTGCTCGATCAAACACCCTACGGACGCCAAGAGGATTTTGAGAATTCCCCAGAGGGATGGCCGCAACGCCCAACTTATGGTTCTGCGTGA
- a CDS encoding GGDEF domain-containing protein, with the protein MLIFSILWFCFISGCVGCVIGLALAIRFQHLAYPHTSHSTPEPEAGPNRDEIKALLRSLVEINSQVDAQVGRHTDRISEITESMDQSEQSEPLAQTAKLLVAANQQLQIDLVQTRFELAHQRELVDSFKQESNTDALTKLMNRRAFDSELREQLEKVATTEAKVSLLFVDIDYFKNINDIHGHLNGDQVLSTVAECLKSSLYTGASAFRYGGEEFAVILPGSDAARAVQAAEHVRRTIERHRHMVDGQELTVTVSIGIAEALPTDTCAALIQRSDQALFTAKNSGRNRCGVLESVPVNASAIIGSAVVSC; encoded by the coding sequence GTGTTAATTTTTTCGATCTTGTGGTTCTGCTTTATCAGCGGTTGCGTTGGGTGTGTGATCGGATTGGCATTGGCAATTCGGTTTCAGCACTTGGCGTATCCACACACATCTCATTCGACGCCTGAGCCCGAAGCGGGGCCCAATCGTGATGAAATCAAGGCATTGTTGAGGTCACTGGTGGAGATCAATTCGCAAGTGGACGCTCAGGTTGGGCGTCACACGGACCGGATCAGTGAGATTACCGAGTCAATGGACCAGAGCGAGCAATCGGAGCCACTGGCCCAGACGGCGAAGCTCTTGGTGGCCGCGAATCAGCAACTGCAGATCGATCTGGTGCAGACGCGATTCGAGCTTGCGCATCAGCGCGAGTTGGTGGACTCATTCAAGCAGGAATCCAACACCGACGCACTGACGAAACTGATGAATCGCCGGGCATTTGACAGCGAACTGCGCGAGCAATTGGAGAAGGTCGCGACAACGGAAGCAAAAGTCTCGCTCCTGTTTGTCGACATCGATTATTTCAAGAATATCAACGACATTCACGGGCATTTGAACGGCGATCAGGTCCTTTCGACGGTTGCTGAGTGTCTGAAATCGAGTTTGTATACGGGCGCTTCCGCGTTCCGCTATGGCGGTGAAGAGTTTGCTGTCATCCTGCCGGGTAGCGATGCGGCCCGAGCCGTGCAGGCGGCCGAACATGTCCGTCGCACGATTGAACGCCACCGCCATATGGTCGATGGGCAGGAACTGACGGTCACCGTCAGCATTGGGATTGCCGAGGCCTTGCCGACCGATACCTGCGCGGCATTGATTCAGCGTTCCGATCAGGCACTGTTTACGGCAAAGAACTCGGGGCGGAATCGTTGCGGCGTGCTGGAATCGGTTCCGGTGAACGCGTCTGCCATTATCGGGTCGGCCGTCGTGTCGTGCTAG
- a CDS encoding MarR family winged helix-turn-helix transcriptional regulator: MSEPTPPSVRTPCLCHALRKASRAVSRVYDDEMRSVGLRTTQFSLLVYLSRIGEVRQGDLGELMLLEDTTVTRNIRPLLNSGWVTIRAGTDRREKLVAITAAGRSKLLEAQPAWTRAQSRMKSVLPEDQWQNLVNVLPDVAQAAAKLAP; this comes from the coding sequence ATGAGCGAGCCGACGCCACCTTCCGTTCGCACTCCTTGCCTGTGCCACGCACTGCGTAAAGCCTCGCGCGCGGTCAGCCGGGTTTACGATGACGAAATGCGCTCGGTCGGCTTGCGTACGACCCAATTTTCATTGCTCGTGTACCTCAGTCGCATTGGAGAAGTCCGACAGGGCGATCTCGGTGAGCTGATGTTGCTTGAAGACACCACCGTCACCCGCAACATCCGCCCCCTGCTGAACAGTGGCTGGGTCACGATCCGCGCCGGGACCGACCGCCGTGAAAAGCTCGTGGCAATTACCGCAGCCGGTCGCAGCAAGCTTCTGGAAGCGCAACCGGCCTGGACGCGTGCCCAGAGCCGAATGAAGTCCGTGCTCCCTGAGGATCAGTGGCAGAATCTAGTGAACGTGCTGCCAGATGTCGCTCAGGCAGCAGCCAAGCTCGCTCCTTAA
- the fabF gene encoding beta-ketoacyl-ACP synthase II gives MNRRVVITGLGTVNPLAQNPVELWSRLREGVSGIGAITQFDASAFKVRFAGEVREFRPETRIDAKLAKRLDRFSQFALISALDAVTDSGLNWDAEDPQRCGVIIGSGTGGMTVFEDECVRYQQAGPSRVSPFLIPKLMSNAAPAAISIFLGLQGPALCVATACASAADAIATALDSIRLGRTDVMLAGGSEAALTPLGMAGFCSAKALSERNDNPQGACRPFDRDRDGFVLGEGAGIVVMEELEHARRRGATIYCEVLGAGQSADAHHITAPHPEGRGASQAIQQALSDARLNAEDIQYVNTHATGTPLGDEAETKAIKRVFGHHSGRCVVSSTKSMIGHLCGASGGVAAIVCALTIRDGVVHPTINYENPDPACDLDCVPNRARDLRVRYALATSFGFGGHNSCLAFGAI, from the coding sequence ATGAATCGTCGAGTCGTCATCACCGGCCTGGGAACCGTAAACCCTTTGGCTCAGAATCCGGTCGAACTTTGGTCGCGCCTCCGGGAAGGGGTGAGCGGCATCGGCGCAATCACACAATTCGATGCCTCGGCATTTAAAGTCCGCTTTGCGGGCGAAGTCCGTGAATTCCGTCCCGAGACTCGCATCGACGCGAAACTCGCAAAACGCCTCGACCGATTCTCGCAATTCGCGCTGATCTCGGCATTGGACGCGGTGACCGACAGCGGTCTGAACTGGGACGCGGAAGATCCGCAGCGCTGCGGGGTCATCATTGGTAGTGGAACCGGCGGAATGACCGTCTTCGAAGACGAGTGTGTCCGCTATCAGCAGGCGGGGCCTTCGCGCGTCAGTCCGTTCTTGATTCCCAAATTGATGTCGAACGCGGCCCCGGCCGCCATTTCCATCTTTCTTGGATTACAGGGTCCGGCCTTATGCGTCGCAACGGCGTGTGCCTCGGCCGCGGATGCGATCGCGACGGCGCTCGATTCGATCCGACTCGGGCGTACGGACGTGATGCTCGCCGGAGGCTCTGAAGCGGCGCTAACCCCGCTGGGGATGGCAGGATTCTGTTCGGCCAAAGCGCTTTCGGAACGCAACGATAATCCACAAGGTGCCTGTCGCCCGTTTGATCGCGATCGTGATGGGTTTGTGTTGGGCGAAGGCGCTGGCATCGTTGTCATGGAAGAGTTGGAACATGCGCGCCGCCGCGGTGCGACGATCTACTGCGAAGTCCTGGGTGCCGGGCAAAGCGCCGATGCACATCACATCACCGCTCCGCACCCTGAAGGACGCGGCGCTTCGCAGGCCATCCAGCAAGCACTGAGCGATGCACGATTGAATGCCGAAGACATTCAATACGTGAACACGCATGCCACAGGTACGCCCCTGGGTGACGAAGCCGAAACCAAAGCGATCAAACGCGTCTTCGGACACCACAGCGGACGCTGCGTAGTCAGCAGCACGAAAAGTATGATTGGCCACTTGTGTGGTGCGAGTGGAGGGGTCGCCGCGATTGTCTGTGCGCTCACGATTCGCGACGGCGTCGTTCACCCCACCATCAACTATGAAAATCCCGATCCCGCGTGTGATCTCGACTGTGTGCCGAACAGGGCACGCGACCTTCGTGTCCGCTATGCACTCGCGACAAGTTTCGGATTTGGAGGTCACAATAGTTGTCTGGCATTCGGCGCAATTTGA